Proteins encoded together in one Quercus lobata isolate SW786 chromosome 3, ValleyOak3.0 Primary Assembly, whole genome shotgun sequence window:
- the LOC115980870 gene encoding uncharacterized protein LOC115980870: MAQQIQALTANVQELMKQNEELKRRARPEGSNASYHRRSCSRHNEEASSPENSKGKDAIEYTGQSMQDNDHMMKNLRRELDELNNSFVRHFIRGQRHKRPTSYLLTVRQQEGESLREYLKRFNKVVLEGESLREYVKCFNKAVLEIDKADDQVIMTTFQAGLNNPDFIFSLGKTPPTSTTDLLFKTQKYMNGEDAFIVKGPARKRKKDESSDSQGKKKDCKDLYSENKANKSIPDTPKKKMNFTLLVMPVDKILMQIKDELGLKWPKSLKTSSRRQDLKKFYHFHKDHGHYTNEYHDLKEQIKELIQWGKLQKFIKRDHHPQARTNDKSHDNAKDDGQDHPKQAVGEIRMITGGPVSRGSYKSLKKAHHRQINNVHIKHPSPKYRRPESDDITFSERDANGIKQPHDDPLIIVLEIEGFNTRRVLVDNENSVDIMYMTTY, translated from the exons ATGGCTCAACAGATCCAAGCTCTAACAGCAAATGTACAAGAGCTAATGAAGCAGAATGAAGAGTTGAAGCGTCGAGCCCGTCCTGAAGGCAGCAATGCATCGTATCACCGACGTAGCTGTAGCAGACATAACGAGGAGGCTAGTAGCCCTGAAAACAGTAAGGGAAAAGATGCAATTGAATACACAGGGCAGTCCATGCAAGACAAtgatcacatgatgaagaacttAAGAAGGGAACTTGATGAA CTCAATAACTCGTTTGTTCGCCATTTCATTAGGGGGCAACGTCACAAAAGGCCAACCTCCTACTTGCTCACAGTAAGGCAACAGGAAGGAGAAAGCCTACGGGAGTATTTGAAACGTTTCAACAAGGTTGTGCTGGAAGGAGAAAGCCTACGGGAGTATGTGAAATGTTTCAACAAGGCCGTACTGGAAATTGACAAGGCTGATGACCAAGTGATAATGACGACCTTTCAGGCTGGACTCAACAACCCCGATTTTATCTTTTCATTGGGAAAGACCCCGCCAACCTCTACGACAGATCTCCTGTTCAAAActcagaagtacatgaacgGAGAGGATGCCTTTATAGTAAAGGGACCAGCAAGAAAACGGAAGAAGGACGAGTCTAGTGATTCCCAAGGAAAGAAGAAGGATTGTAAAGACCTATATTCAGAGAATAAGGCCAACAAAAGTATTCCTGACaccccaaagaagaaaatgaacttCACCCTATTGGTAATGCCCGTGGATAAAATcttaatgcagattaaggacgaactAGGCCTGAAATGGCCCAAGTCGTTGAAAACCTCTTCCAGGAGGCAGGACCTAAAGAAATTCTATCATTTCCACAAGGATCATGGCCATTACACTAACGAATATCATGATCTGAAAGAGCAAATAAAAGAATTGATTCAATGGGGAAAGCTCCAAAAGTTCATCAAGAGGGACCACCATCCTCAGGCAAGGACTAACGACAAGTCTCATGATAATGCCAAGGATGATGGTCAAGATCATCCAAAGCAGGCTGTGGGGGAAATACGAATGATAACTGGAGGACCTGTATCAAGAGGATCATACAAGTCTTTGAAGAAGGCTCACCATAGGCAAATTAACAATGTTCACATCAAGCATCCATCCCCAAAGTATCGACGACCAGAAAGTGACGATATCACATTCTCTGAACGAGATGCAAATGGGATTAAGCAACCCCATGATGATCCACTCATCATTGTACTAGAAATTGAAGGTTTCAACACAAGGAGAGTATTGGTTGATAATGAGAACTCCGTGGATATAATGTACATGACGACCTACTAG
- the LOC115980871 gene encoding RING-H2 finger protein ATL57-like, which produces MMITSFFKAMTSSWAAPPSLPQPITTCHDNNNNNNNPLAEFAFIALIIIIGILIRYICTRFKPSDDSDDFSETTQTQRRDHRRHLWPRNNNNNNSSSQPQRSVQRNHGLDPAIILALPVYSYHGDDAKYQVDCAICLSEFEEKEDVKAIPFCKHVFHPNCLEKWLSVQVTCPVCRGGVSARSDDQRRRSTSRSHDVCIEIHEGV; this is translated from the coding sequence ATGATGATCACCTCGTTTTTCAAAGCCATGACCTCATCATGGGCAGCTCCACCCTCATTGCCACAACCTATCACTACCTGCcacgacaacaacaacaacaacaacaatccaCTTGCAGAATTCGCTTTTATAGCCCTCATAATAATAATTGGGATTCTCATCAGGTACATTTGCACCAGGTTCAAGCCCAGCGACGACTCAGACGATTTTTCTGAGACCACTCAGACTCAGCGCCGAGACCACCGACGACACCTATGGCCaagaaataataacaataataattctTCTTCTCAGCCTCAGCGGTCGGTTCAAAGAAATCATGGACTCGACCCCGCAATCATTCTTGCTCTGCCCGTCTACTCTTATCATGGAGACGACGCTAAGTACCAGGTTGATTGCGCCATTTGTCTGAGCGAGTTCGAGGAGAAGGAGGACGTGAAGGCGATTCCGTTCTGTAAGCACGTGTTTCATCCGAACTGCCTCGAGAAGTGGCTTTCGGTGCAGGTGACCTGCCCGGTTTGCCGTGGGGGTGTGAGTGCTCGATCGGATGATCAAAGAAGAAGATCGACGTCGCGGAGTCATGACGTGTGTATAGAGATACACGAGGGAGTGTGA